The Exiguobacterium mexicanum genome includes a window with the following:
- a CDS encoding dicarboxylate/amino acid:cation symporter, with the protein MSETKKILIGLALGVLVGLGLAGLSGNVYDIVNTYILSPVGTVFLNLIKMLVVPIVFFSIILGVMGLGDPKELGRVGSKALLFFLTTTALAIILAMGVASVIKPGERGDFQTANLEFESGAAEESSNIVQTFVNMIPTNPIQALAEGNMLQIIVFAALIGFAMIALGERAKTWRRFVKQGDRIMMHLIHLVMKLAPYGAFALIASAIGGIGFDAVKAMAWYMFAVVLTLFLHSVLVYGGALVLLGKMSPVFFFKNFYEAITLAFSTSSSNATLPVSMELAQKKLGVPRSISSFVQPLGATVNMDGTAIMQGVATIFIAQVFAADLTMTELVTVVITAVLASIGTAGVPGVGLIMLALVLQSVNLPVEGIALIIGVDRILDMLRTSVNITGDATCAVVVSKLEEKHLPPVDEDAWDEVEAK; encoded by the coding sequence ATGAGTGAAACGAAGAAAATTTTAATTGGTCTCGCCTTAGGGGTCCTTGTCGGGCTAGGGCTCGCCGGTCTGTCCGGTAACGTATATGACATCGTCAATACGTATATCCTTTCCCCAGTCGGTACTGTATTTTTGAACTTGATTAAAATGCTGGTCGTTCCGATCGTCTTCTTCTCGATCATTCTCGGCGTCATGGGTCTCGGGGACCCGAAAGAGCTCGGGCGGGTCGGATCGAAGGCGCTCCTCTTCTTCTTGACGACGACAGCGCTCGCCATCATCTTGGCGATGGGTGTCGCTTCGGTCATCAAACCGGGAGAACGTGGTGACTTCCAAACGGCAAACCTTGAATTCGAATCGGGTGCGGCTGAAGAGTCGTCAAACATCGTGCAGACATTCGTCAACATGATTCCGACGAACCCGATTCAAGCGCTCGCTGAAGGCAACATGCTTCAAATCATCGTCTTTGCGGCTCTCATCGGATTTGCGATGATCGCTCTCGGCGAACGGGCCAAAACGTGGCGCCGTTTCGTCAAACAAGGCGACCGCATCATGATGCACTTGATTCACTTGGTCATGAAGCTCGCCCCATACGGCGCGTTCGCTTTGATCGCCTCGGCCATCGGAGGGATCGGTTTCGATGCTGTCAAAGCGATGGCGTGGTATATGTTCGCGGTCGTCTTGACGCTATTTTTACACTCGGTACTCGTCTACGGCGGGGCGCTCGTCCTGCTCGGGAAGATGAGTCCGGTCTTCTTCTTTAAAAACTTCTACGAAGCGATCACGCTCGCGTTTTCGACGTCGTCTTCGAACGCGACGCTCCCTGTATCGATGGAACTCGCCCAGAAGAAACTCGGCGTGCCGCGTTCCATTTCCTCATTCGTTCAGCCGCTCGGCGCGACGGTGAACATGGACGGGACGGCGATCATGCAAGGGGTCGCGACGATTTTCATCGCCCAAGTATTCGCGGCTGATTTGACGATGACCGAACTCGTGACGGTCGTCATCACAGCGGTACTCGCCTCAATCGGGACGGCGGGTGTACCTGGTGTCGGGCTCATCATGCTCGCGCTCGTCTTGCAGTCGGTCAACTTACCGGTCGAAGGGATCGCCTTGATCATCGGTGTCGACCGTATTCTCGACATGCTCCGGACGTCGGTCAACATTACCGGCGACGCGACATGCGCGGTCGTTGTCTCGAAACTTGAAGAGAAACACCTTCCACCTGTCGACGAAGACGCGTGGGATGAAGTCGAAGCAAAATAA
- a CDS encoding TVP38/TMEM64 family protein translates to MEWAALPIPLFVVISILLNMLIAVAGILPSAFLTALNVQLLGFGPGVAVSIVGEAVGAVLSFILYRKALHRFTSPDGERLKRLREAGGIEAWFLVLGLRLMPFVPSGLVTLSAAFSRMSLPSFAVASMIGKVPALLIEALAVAAVLHVAAGWQLGLIALLIVLYAVWRVSQRSGEKI, encoded by the coding sequence ATGGAATGGGCAGCTTTGCCGATCCCGTTGTTTGTTGTGATCAGTATCTTGTTGAATATGCTCATCGCCGTCGCCGGTATATTACCGAGCGCATTTTTGACGGCACTGAACGTGCAACTGCTAGGATTTGGACCGGGCGTCGCCGTCTCTATCGTCGGCGAGGCCGTGGGTGCTGTGCTCAGTTTTATTCTTTATCGCAAAGCGCTCCACCGGTTCACGTCACCGGATGGGGAGCGTTTGAAACGGCTCCGCGAAGCAGGTGGTATTGAGGCATGGTTTCTTGTCCTCGGGCTGAGGCTGATGCCGTTCGTCCCGTCCGGACTCGTCACGCTGTCGGCCGCGTTCAGCCGAATGTCGCTCCCGTCCTTCGCCGTAGCGAGCATGATTGGGAAAGTGCCGGCATTGTTGATCGAGGCGCTCGCGGTCGCGGCGGTCTTACACGTGGCCGCGGGTTGGCAACTCGGTCTCATCGCGTTGCTCATCGTCCTGTATGCGGTTTGGCGTGTGTCTCAAAGGAGTGGCGAGAAGATATGA
- a CDS encoding YwhD family protein — MKEINFNIVADDSTDGHGGFGVGSLSLNNMSPVIIDVEAGTAVIDMGAMHAKSAIEKRIKFLTDPEAVPNGKPYWIVWVTVGRKPEGFYYGGVAACDMSVDLEARRGYKLLPYHVNQMDKSLKGRILIDMMDAPSRNVLAAFLKEHRPEIWEQSTELQTELARLDAE, encoded by the coding sequence ATGAAAGAGATTAATTTTAACATCGTCGCTGACGATTCGACCGATGGCCACGGCGGTTTTGGGGTCGGTTCGCTCAGTTTGAACAATATGTCTCCCGTCATCATCGATGTCGAGGCGGGGACCGCGGTCATCGATATGGGGGCCATGCATGCTAAATCGGCGATCGAGAAACGCATCAAGTTTTTGACGGATCCGGAAGCGGTGCCGAACGGCAAACCGTACTGGATCGTCTGGGTCACGGTCGGTCGAAAGCCGGAAGGGTTCTATTATGGCGGTGTCGCGGCCTGTGACATGTCGGTCGACCTTGAGGCACGGCGCGGATACAAGCTGTTGCCGTACCACGTCAACCAGATGGACAAATCGCTCAAAGGCCGTATTCTCATCGATATGATGGACGCTCCGTCACGCAACGTGCTAGCCGCGTTTTTGAAAGAACATCGTCCTGAGATTTGGGAGCAATCGACCGAACTTCAAACCGAACTTGCGCGTCTCGATGCCGAGTGA